AGAAAGATGGCTTCGAGGGAACCAGCGGAGTTGAGGCCTTTACTGATGTCTACGAGATCTTTGAGCCGGGCGATCGCCTTACGGTTGCTGCTGGCGGTATCTTGTTCATTATGGGGTTGCAGCCATAATCGTTGCAGATCTTTAACATTACGGAGAATCGTTGTACCATCGGTACTCAATTCTGGCCCTTTAGAAATCTCCTCTCCAGAGGGTTGCAGAATGAGAACCACCAGAGACACAACTCCAATTTGCACCACATCCCCATGATGAATCCATTGTGCAGATGTGGCGGGTAATCCATTTAATAATGTGCCATTGAGACTGCCCATATCTTCGATGAGCCATCCATTCCCACGGGCAATAATTTGACTATGATGACGGGAAACACCAAAAAAAGGGAGGCATAGGCTACAATCTGGCGATCGCCCTAAAACAAAGGGATTATCTTCAACCAATACGGTTCCTTCCGTATTCCCTTCAACTTGTATCCGCAGTTTGAGTTGACTCATTGTCTTTCAACCCCTTGAGCCATAGTACTTTCAACATTCACGGACAACCAACGCAAGTGAGAAAAATCTAACTTACCCATTTTCTGAGTCCAATCAAAGTAGTCACTCAAGTCTGAATGGAACGCCATACGCTATAAATTATCTCTTTATCGAGTAATCCAGAACTAAATCGGATGAACCCTGACCCTAGTATCGCCTGTCAACCGATTGTTGGCAGGGTATTCTCTCTATTGTAAATAATGAGCCGGAGAATCATCTGTAGCTACAGTCAATCTCAGGGCAATTGTACTGATGTTACTGATGAGTGATTGATGTGTGCCCAAACCTATTCTTTGAGTTGAGTACCCTTTCTATCCCATCTAAGCGCCGCTTTTGATCTTTTCGGACGGTACTGCGATAGGAACCCAGTCCATCGGCTTCTAGTTCTCCGGTGGTGGGATTGACGAAAGAGCGCACGCGGGCACAGAGTATGGCTTTTTTTAGGTCTTCTTCCAGTTGGTAACAGGTTTTGAGGTGTTGAATATAGTCTTTTCCAGCTAGGGGAGATTGATTGATTAAATCCACTCCAGCTAACAATTCAAAGGTGCCCAGGTGAATGCCAATGCTTTGAGCTTCTTCTTGGAGTTGGAGGATGGACGGTTTAAGTCGTCGCAGTTGTTTGAAGTCTGCTTCTTCGGGGCTGTCTGCACCATGTTGATAGGCGAAGGTTCCTAGGTTATGTTTGGAGTTTCCCGGATCGGTATGGCCAAAGTAGAGATCGGTATATCCTCCGTTAGGGGTACGGGTTCCTTCAGCCACTCCAATGGCGATCGCCCCTACGGAGTTGGGAGTTGCAAACAGATGTTCTGTAGAGAGATTAACTAATTTGGCTGATACCGTAAATCCAGGCAACTGCCGCTTGCGGGCCCGATCTCCGTCAACTGTCGGTGCTCCTGTGGGGGAAAATAAGCCTCCAATTAATCCTAAAGTTGCCAAAATTTGCACCCAACAGAGAATCATTAATCTCTGTTGTTTAACATATTTTTTGAATACATTGAACCCGGATAATCGGCGCATCTAAACCCTGACTTGAAGCACGACAGGGTTAATCTTCCCATAAGGGATCGCGAGAAAACATCCTCTTATTGGGTGAATTTAATTTGTTATCAGAGAAATTACAGAATTTAAATACGCCTTATTTATTACTGCCCACTCCCCATCGCCAATAAGGTGACCTCCCAAACTAATCGGGGTTGGACATAGCTCAGAAGGGCACGACTGGCTTTTTCTAACGGTTGTAGCGTTTGGGAAGACTGGTGATTTTGCCAATAGAACTGTTGCAGATAGCCAATCAGCCACAGTTGGGTGGGGGTATCTAAGGTTTGAGGAATGGTTTTGGCTAAGGTTAATCGCTCTCGAGGAGTGGGGGGAAGATTTTGTAGAGACTGTAAGAGTTCTGGTGGACAAGCTTGTAACTGCTCAAAAGCGGCGATCGCTTCCCCAGGACTCCCCTGAGCTAAGGCCATCACGGTTGGGTGATCGACAATTTTCTCATAACCGCGCGATCGCAAAACCTGCGCCAATGTCTCTGGACTCAAACGATAAAAAGGAATTCGGGTACAGCGAGAAACAATCGTGGGCAACAGGGCAGCCTCAGAAGAGGCGATCGCAATAATCGTCGCTTGACCCGGTTCCTCCAAGGTCTTCAATAACCCATTAGCCGCCCCTTCCGCCATCAAATCTGCCCGATCGATCGCCACTAAAGACCGGGGGGACTCCAAAGGGGGACGACTGAGAAATTGACTAATTTCTCGCACTTGTTCAATCCGAATTCGGGGCGGTGCTTTCCGTTTCACCCCTTCAGCTTTTGCCTGAGTGACCGACAGCAATTGTCCTTGATGTTGATATGTGGGTTCCACCCATAACAGGTCAGGATGGTTCCCCTGTTCCATACGTTTTCTCATCCGTGCTAGGTGTTCTGGAGTATCTTCTCGACTGGCTAGATACTCGACAAAATAACGAGCGCTCAAGCGCTTACCAATGCCATCAGGTCCGACAAACAAATAGGCGGGGGCAATACGATTTTTGTCAATCGCCTGACTGAGCAACCTCACTGCTTGGGGTTGGCCCATCACTTCTTCAAATTTAATGCTCATTGCTCAGAAATTTTCAGGGTATATCCATGAGATCCGCCCTCGAGATCGCCAACAAATATTTGGTATTCCCCTGGAGGCCATTGACCCGGAATTTCGACGGTTGAGCCATCATGGGCCGGCACACAGAGGTCAAAGTCTTGGGGGCCGTCAATTTTGAGGGTGGGGTTACCGGAACTTTGCAGGCGGAAATGAATGGAAGTATCGGCCGTGACAGTCAGTCTCACATTGGGCGCAGCCGCTAAATTGCCGCAATCACCCGCAGTGGGTCCACCAGATGTACCCGTGAGTTCCATGGGTTGAAACCCAGGACTGATGGTTTTCTGGGTAGTTTGGGCTAGACTGCTTAGGGAAGTCAGGGAGGAGATCACCCCGGCTAGGATAGATAGGATCGCTACAGATGGTCTATTCATAGGTTAATCCTCGAATGAAGAAAGAATGAGGGCAGCGCCCTACTCTTATCGTCTACGACTTTAGGGTTATGCGATCAGATGATTTTATCGATTCACTTGTTTCCGGTCATCGGAAATGGGCAGGGGAGTAATGGCAAAATCGGCAAATGTAATCGTATAGTTGTCCTGCTGGCGATCGCGAATAAACGTTAAGATAACTTCGGACGCTACAGCTACTGCGAGCAAGACCAAATTACGGGCTAAGGGATAGTCACAAACATCATCATTAGCCGGTGAAGGGACGCGATAGAGATTGTTCCAAATGATTTCCGCATAGTCAGTGGCTAATCCAATATGTAAGCAGGGAATTTGGTGCGTTGTGCAATAATCTTTGACGCTTTGGCGACTGGGACTATTATCAAACGTATCAATCACCAAAGAGGACCCTTTGAGCAATTTATGAACGGTGTCGTCGGTTAAGCATTGATTCATTCCTTGTAAACTTATCCCTAACGCTCGATAGAGAGTATTGGTGAGGATTTTAACTTTATAAGCGCCCACATCCGATTGATAATAGGGTTGGGTTGAGAGATTACGCTCCTCAATGCGATCGTCATCAATCACCTTAATCTGAGTCAGTCCAGTTCTGGCCAAATTTTCCGTCAGATTTCCCCCCAAGGCACCGGCACCACAAATGGCGATCGGAAAACTCTTGAGCTTGGCCATAATAGGGGCTGTGCGGTGTAATTCTTCATGAAAAAACATAGACATAGTGATGCCTGCCAGACCTGCGATCGGTAATCTCCATTGTATAATGTTGGAGATCAAGCCTTCTCCCGTAAGAGAGGGACTTCTCCCATTCTCCGCGTCTGGGTGTTTGGAGTGTTTTCCGCACTAAATTTAAAGATCATTCCCTTGAGAGCTGGTTACCTTGGGGCGATCGCCGATCCCCCTGCTTTATGAATGTGACTGATATTCTTTGGGTTCTTGTCTGTTCGGGGCTAGTCTTTCTCATGCAACCCGGATTCATGTGTTTAGAATCTGGCCTGACTCGTTCCAAAAACAGCATCAACGTTGCCGTTAAAAATATAGCCGATTTTGGCATCTCTGTTACCCTATTTTGGGCGATCGGATATGCCCTGATGTTCGGGGAAAATCCCAGTGGATGGCTGGGCATCAGTAATTTTTTTATTAATATTAGTACCCCCTCAGTTGCCACTTTTTTCCTCTTCCAAACCATGTTTTGCAGCACCTCCACCACCATCGTCTCAGGTGCAGTCGCAGAACGGATGAAATTTATCTCCTATCTCGTGGTTGCCGGTCTCGTTTCTGGCCTCATTTATCCCATTTTCGGTTGTTGGGCCTGGAATGGTCTGAACGTAGAAAATACCTCCGGTTGGTTACGGAATCTGGGGTTTGTCGATTTTGCTGGCTCAACGGTTGTTCATAGTATTGGGGCGTGGGTTTCTTTAGCTACACTATCCGTGGTTGGGCCCCGTTCCGGACGATTTCGATATTCGGGACACCCCCGTAAAATCCATGGATCTAATATGCAACTTGCTGTCTTAGGAACTCTACTGTTATGGTTCGGATGGTTAGGCTTTAATGGGGGCAGTACGTTAAGCCTCAATGACCAAGTCCCCGGAATTATGGTCAATACCATGATGGCCGGATCGTCAGGAATGCTAACCGGTGCAGCCATTAGTTGGTATCGGCGCAAAATTCCCCAGGTTGAAGCCTTAATGAATGGCTCTTTGGCTGGTTTAGTTGCCGTAACCGCTTCTTGTCATGCCGTCACAACATTAGAAGCTGTCATAATTGGCATCATAGGAGCGGGGATTATGATGATTGTCGCTCAAATGTTGGAAGATCTTAAAATTGATGATGCCGTTGATGCCATTGCAGTCCATGGAGGAGCCGGTATTTGGGGAACCTTAGCCGTTGCTTGGTTTGGCGATCCCCAGATTCTGGGAACGGGGTTAACGGTTCGAGAACAATTTGGGGTACAACTGTTAGGAATTATCGTTGCTGGAGTGTGGGCTTTTTCTCTAACCTATGGAATTTTATGGAGCCTAAACCAGTTGATTGCTTTACGGGTTTCTTTAGCGGAAGAAAAGATTGGTTTGAATATTTCTGAGCATCAGGCACAAACGGAAATCCATGATCTCTTTCAAGTGATGCAAGAGCAGGCTAATACTCAGGATTTAGCTCTGCGCGTACCGGTAGAACCTTTTACAGAAGTGGGACAAATTGCCCATCGTTACAATCAAGTGATGGCGGCTCTAGAGGAAGCAGTGAGTAAAACTCAGGCGGTGTTTAATACGGCCAGTGATGGGATTTTAACGTTTACTCTAGATAATTTAGAAATTAGCAAAGCGAATCCCAGTGCAGAAAAGATTTTTGGTTATCCTCTGGCGGAGTTAATGGGAGTATCTATTGATCGATTGATTTCGATTCCAAGCGATCCCCTAGCGGACCGGTTAACGGTGATTCGAGAACTGATCAAACCGGGAAGGCATGAAGCGATCGGATTGCGATCGAATGGGGCAGAATTTCCAATAGAAGCAACCTTAACAAAGGCGAATTTAGGCGAGCATCGCACGTTTTATGTGGGAACATTTAGAGATATTACGCGACAGAAGAAAACCCAAGCTGACCTCGCTAAAGCTAATGGGGAAATTTTGGAACTCAATCAGCAGCTTAAAGAGGAGAATTTACGCATGAGTTCTGAGTTAGATGTGACTCGGAAGTTGCAAAAAATATTGTTGCCAAAAGTAGAAGAGTTGACCGCTATTCCGGAATTGACATTTGCTGTATTTATGGAGCCAGCGTTTGAGGTGGGTGGGGATTATTATGATGTATTGCTTCACGATTTAGGGGTAAAAATTGCTATTGGTGATGTGACGGGTCATGGGTTGGAAAGTGGGGTATTGTCAATTATGGTGCAAACGGCAGTCCGGACGTTGTTGGAAGCAGAGGAAACCGATCCGGAGCGCTTTTTGGATATTCTAAATCGCACGATTTATCATAATGTACAACGAATGAAATCGGATAAAAGTTTAACGTTAAGTATGTTGGATTATACTCAGGGACAGCTCAGGTTGAGTGGTCAACATGAGGAGCTATTAATTGTGCGTGCAGATGGAAGGATAGAGCGCATTGATACAATTGATTTGGGAATTCCGTTAGGATTACAAGAGGATGTCTCTGAGTTTTTTGACTCAATTGTGGTAGATCTAAGTCCAGGGGATGGCGGTGTTTTGTATACAGATGGAATTACGGAAGCGGAAAATAGTGATGGTAAACGTTATGGTTTAGATCGGTTGTGCGATCGCATTACTCAGGTGTGGCATTACTCAACCGAAGAGATTCGCGATCGCCTGATTGCCGATATTCGCTCTTATATCGGTTCCCACACCATGTACGATGATATTACATTGGTGGTCTTTAAGCGCAAAGAGTCATATCCCAAGGAATGAGTGGGTGATGACAGCTCAATTGTGGTTTTAGGAAACAGAAACTATCTTAACTTTCCCTTCCCTTGCTATAGCACTACACGATTAGGAGTCAAAATTTTCAGGACTGTTTGTTTCGTACCTTCAGCAAAGAAATCTGGCTCGTTCGATGGTTCGATCACCAATTGTCCAATCGTACCATCTATCATAGCTATCAGTAATTGAGCAGTAATCTCAGGGATTAACGTCGCATCAATTTGCTCCCTTACCTGCCCTTGGCGGATCGCTGTCTCAACTGCTTTCAAAGTCTCCGCTTGTGTTGCTTGAAGGAGGTCAGAGATTGCCGGGTTGCGTCCGGCTTCTGCTAGAATCTCTAGCCAAAGCTGACAGTCATGGCGATTGGTATTGATTATGCCGATTCCGGTGGCGATCAAGTCTGCTAAACCGATGGCTTTGTCGTCTGCGCGGGCTAACTCCCCCAGCAAGGTTGCGGTTATGGCTTGCTCTTCTTCTACAATCGCTTCAATGATGGACTCTTTTGACGGAAAGTATCGGTATAGCGCTCCGGGACTCATGCCAACAGCCTTGCAGATTTTGGCCATGCCGGTTCCGTGAAAGCCTGATTCTAAAAAGCATTGGGCGGCAACTTTCAAGATGCGATCGCAGGTTTCTTGAAATTTTTTTTCATCTCGGGTTCTTGGCATGGTTCACTAGGACAATTTTCGTAGGTTGGACAGAGCGATTGGCTTGAGCGCACAGTATCTTTACTGTGGCTCTATTATCTTATGTTATAAAGCGAATGAACATTCTTTCTTTTTATCTTGACAGGTTTACTTTCCGATTGTTATTATAAGAATGAACATTCGCTCTAAAAACATGCATGCCTCTCCTCTGTCAAAACCCCTACGCTGCTTGAGCCTCGGCCTGCTCGTCGCCATGCTCGGCAGCATTGCTGGTTGCAAGTTTGAATGGCCCGTCACCCATTCGGAACCTGAAGCGATAGAAACTCCAGTCAAACCCTCGCGACTGGTTGTTTTGGGTCGTCTGGAACCCGCTTCGACTGCAATTGCCCTATCAGCCCCGTTAGCCTTGGAACATGATCGGGTCGCGGAGCTGCACGTCCGGGCTGGGGATACAGTCGCTGCGGATCAGATCGTTGCTGTACTCGATTCCCACACCCGTCTCCAACACCAGGTTGCTCGTGCTCGCACAGAGGTCACGTTAGCCCAACAGCAGCTCGCGCGGGTACAAGCAGGAAATCAGAAAAGTCAAATCGCTGCTCAAAAGGCTGTTGTCGTCCAACTCCAAGCCAAGCTGACAGGGGAGATGACCACCCAAGCCGCCACCCTAGAGCGGTTGGAGGCTCAACTTGACAATGCTCGGACAGAATTTGAACGGTTTGAACAGTTGTATATAGATGGGGCTGTTTCCGCCTCGGCGCGAGACACTAAAGCATTGACTCTCGACTCGGCACAAGCCATGGTTTTGGAAGCTGAGGCTGCCCAAGTTCGAGATCGCCAAACCCTACAGGCGCAAATTAAAACAGCTCAGGCGACTCTCGAGCAGCTCCAAGAGGTACGTCCTGAAGATGTAGCTGTGGCTCAAGCTGAAGTCGATGCAGCAGTCGAAGCCCTAGCTCTGGCTGAGACAGACTTAGAACAAGCACGAGTGCGCGCGCCCTTCGCAGGTCAGGTACTTGAAGTTCATGTATATCCAGGCGAACGTGCAGACGGGGCAGGCATTGTTGAACTTGGCCAAACAGAAGAAATGGTGATTGTTGCTGAAGTTGACGAAACAGACATTCGCCAAGTGCAGTTGGGACAAATGGCCACAGGTGTAGCGGCTGCATTGGAAGACCCAATCCAGGGCATGGTTACCCACATTGGTCGTGCCGTCCGCAAACAATCAGTATTTAGCGATCAACCGGGGAGCAATTTAGATAGCCGCGTGATTGAAGTGCGCATTGCCCTCGATTCAGAAGCCAGCCAACGGGTTTCTGGTCTAACCAATCTCCAAGTCGAAACTGCCATCCAACTTAACTAATTGCGATCGCCTACCTAACCATGTTGCTAAAATACTTCCGCAAAACCCCCCTTGCTTGGCATCAGCTCGTTAAGCAAAAAACTCGCCTACTTGTCGCCCTTGCCGGGATTGCCTTTGCCGACGTTCTCATGTTTATACAAATGGGCTTGTTAGATTCCCTGTATGACAGTGCGACAAAGCCACACCAGGAGATGGATGTCGATTTAGTGTTAC
This genomic interval from Roseofilum reptotaenium CS-1145 contains the following:
- a CDS encoding DNA polymerase III subunit delta'; amino-acid sequence: MSIKFEEVMGQPQAVRLLSQAIDKNRIAPAYLFVGPDGIGKRLSARYFVEYLASREDTPEHLARMRKRMEQGNHPDLLWVEPTYQHQGQLLSVTQAKAEGVKRKAPPRIRIEQVREISQFLSRPPLESPRSLVAIDRADLMAEGAANGLLKTLEEPGQATIIAIASSEAALLPTIVSRCTRIPFYRLSPETLAQVLRSRGYEKIVDHPTVMALAQGSPGEAIAAFEQLQACPPELLQSLQNLPPTPRERLTLAKTIPQTLDTPTQLWLIGYLQQFYWQNHQSSQTLQPLEKASRALLSYVQPRLVWEVTLLAMGSGQ
- a CDS encoding ThiF family adenylyltransferase; its protein translation is MSMFFHEELHRTAPIMAKLKSFPIAICGAGALGGNLTENLARTGLTQIKVIDDDRIEERNLSTQPYYQSDVGAYKVKILTNTLYRALGISLQGMNQCLTDDTVHKLLKGSSLVIDTFDNSPSRQSVKDYCTTHQIPCLHIGLATDYAEIIWNNLYRVPSPANDDVCDYPLARNLVLLAVAVASEVILTFIRDRQQDNYTITFADFAITPLPISDDRKQVNR
- the amt gene encoding ammonium transporter, whose translation is MNVTDILWVLVCSGLVFLMQPGFMCLESGLTRSKNSINVAVKNIADFGISVTLFWAIGYALMFGENPSGWLGISNFFINISTPSVATFFLFQTMFCSTSTTIVSGAVAERMKFISYLVVAGLVSGLIYPIFGCWAWNGLNVENTSGWLRNLGFVDFAGSTVVHSIGAWVSLATLSVVGPRSGRFRYSGHPRKIHGSNMQLAVLGTLLLWFGWLGFNGGSTLSLNDQVPGIMVNTMMAGSSGMLTGAAISWYRRKIPQVEALMNGSLAGLVAVTASCHAVTTLEAVIIGIIGAGIMMIVAQMLEDLKIDDAVDAIAVHGGAGIWGTLAVAWFGDPQILGTGLTVREQFGVQLLGIIVAGVWAFSLTYGILWSLNQLIALRVSLAEEKIGLNISEHQAQTEIHDLFQVMQEQANTQDLALRVPVEPFTEVGQIAHRYNQVMAALEEAVSKTQAVFNTASDGILTFTLDNLEISKANPSAEKIFGYPLAELMGVSIDRLISIPSDPLADRLTVIRELIKPGRHEAIGLRSNGAEFPIEATLTKANLGEHRTFYVGTFRDITRQKKTQADLAKANGEILELNQQLKEENLRMSSELDVTRKLQKILLPKVEELTAIPELTFAVFMEPAFEVGGDYYDVLLHDLGVKIAIGDVTGHGLESGVLSIMVQTAVRTLLEAEETDPERFLDILNRTIYHNVQRMKSDKSLTLSMLDYTQGQLRLSGQHEELLIVRADGRIERIDTIDLGIPLGLQEDVSEFFDSIVVDLSPGDGGVLYTDGITEAENSDGKRYGLDRLCDRITQVWHYSTEEIRDRLIADIRSYIGSHTMYDDITLVVFKRKESYPKE
- a CDS encoding TetR/AcrR family transcriptional regulator → MPRTRDEKKFQETCDRILKVAAQCFLESGFHGTGMAKICKAVGMSPGALYRYFPSKESIIEAIVEEEQAITATLLGELARADDKAIGLADLIATGIGIINTNRHDCQLWLEILAEAGRNPAISDLLQATQAETLKAVETAIRQGQVREQIDATLIPEITAQLLIAMIDGTIGQLVIEPSNEPDFFAEGTKQTVLKILTPNRVVL
- a CDS encoding HlyD family efflux transporter periplasmic adaptor subunit; amino-acid sequence: MHASPLSKPLRCLSLGLLVAMLGSIAGCKFEWPVTHSEPEAIETPVKPSRLVVLGRLEPASTAIALSAPLALEHDRVAELHVRAGDTVAADQIVAVLDSHTRLQHQVARARTEVTLAQQQLARVQAGNQKSQIAAQKAVVVQLQAKLTGEMTTQAATLERLEAQLDNARTEFERFEQLYIDGAVSASARDTKALTLDSAQAMVLEAEAAQVRDRQTLQAQIKTAQATLEQLQEVRPEDVAVAQAEVDAAVEALALAETDLEQARVRAPFAGQVLEVHVYPGERADGAGIVELGQTEEMVIVAEVDETDIRQVQLGQMATGVAAALEDPIQGMVTHIGRAVRKQSVFSDQPGSNLDSRVIEVRIALDSEASQRVSGLTNLQVETAIQLN